In the Kribbella sp. NBC_00482 genome, one interval contains:
- the clpB gene encoding ATP-dependent chaperone ClpB, whose translation MDVQRLTTLARETLSVAIRQTSSAGNPTVEPIHLLSGLLAQPEGTTIGLLEAAGGDLDAVRRKTAEQLSRLPKASGGSVQAPSLSPRTGDVLNQAEQRALGLGDEYVSTEHLLIALATVEGAAKSALGVTPDALLQAFDQMRGNRRITSPEAEGTTKTLEKYGVDLTERAKDGKLDPVIGRDSEIRRVVQVLSRRTKNNPVLIGEPGVGKTAVVEGLAQRIVAGDVPESLRGRRLISLDLGAMVAGAKYRGEFEERLKAVLTEIKESDGQIITFIDELHTVVGAGASGEGAMDAGNMLKPMLARGELRMIGATTLDEYRTRIEKDPALERRFQQVFVGEPSVEDSIAILRGLKERYEAHHKVAISDSALVAAATLSNRYISGRQLPDKAIDLVDEAASRLRMEIDSSPVEIDSLRRTVDRLKMEELALSREDDASSQERLERLRADLADREEELRALEVRWEREKTGLNRVGEIKERIDELRGQAERAQRDGDLETAARILYGEIPQLTKELEEADAQPEVAEGPEAMVNEEVGPTEIAEVIAMWTGIPTGRLLEGETGKLLRMEDELGHRLIGQRAAVKAVSDAVRRARAGISDPDRPTGSFLFLGPTGVGKTELAKALADFLFDDERAMVRIDMSEYGEKHSVARLVGAPPGYVGYEEGGQLTEAVRRRPYSVILLDEVEKAHPEVFDILLQVLDDGRLTDGQGRTVDFRNVILILTSNLGSAYLADLSLDDKAKRDQVMAVVRQSFKPEFINRLDEIVLFDALGSEELTQIVGLQIEALQRRLTDRRITLDVDEGAMEWLAMTGYDPVYGARPLRRLVQSAIGDELARGLLDSTIRDGETVKVTLNESKDALDVSV comes from the coding sequence ATGGATGTTCAGCGGTTGACGACCCTCGCGCGGGAAACCCTGTCGGTCGCGATCCGCCAGACCTCCTCGGCGGGCAACCCGACCGTGGAACCGATTCACCTGCTGTCCGGGCTGCTCGCGCAGCCCGAGGGCACCACGATCGGCCTGCTCGAAGCGGCCGGCGGCGACCTCGACGCCGTACGCCGGAAGACCGCCGAGCAGCTGAGCCGGCTCCCGAAGGCGAGCGGTGGCAGCGTGCAGGCGCCGAGCCTGTCGCCGAGGACCGGTGACGTGCTGAACCAGGCGGAGCAGCGGGCCCTCGGGCTCGGGGACGAGTACGTCTCCACCGAGCACCTGCTGATCGCGCTCGCGACCGTCGAAGGAGCTGCGAAGAGTGCGCTCGGCGTGACGCCGGACGCGCTGCTGCAGGCGTTCGACCAGATGCGCGGCAATCGCCGGATCACCTCGCCGGAGGCCGAGGGCACCACCAAGACGCTGGAGAAGTACGGCGTCGACCTGACCGAGCGCGCCAAGGACGGGAAGCTCGACCCGGTGATCGGGCGGGACTCCGAGATCCGGCGTGTGGTCCAGGTGCTGTCCCGCCGTACCAAGAACAACCCGGTCCTGATCGGTGAGCCCGGCGTCGGCAAGACCGCCGTCGTCGAAGGACTGGCCCAGCGGATCGTGGCCGGTGACGTGCCCGAATCGTTGCGCGGCCGCCGGCTGATCAGTCTCGACCTCGGCGCGATGGTCGCGGGTGCGAAGTACCGCGGTGAGTTCGAGGAGCGGCTGAAGGCCGTGCTGACCGAGATCAAGGAGTCCGACGGTCAGATCATCACGTTCATCGACGAGCTGCACACCGTCGTCGGCGCCGGTGCGTCCGGTGAGGGCGCGATGGACGCCGGCAACATGCTGAAGCCGATGCTGGCCCGCGGCGAGCTGCGGATGATCGGTGCGACCACCCTGGACGAGTACCGGACGCGCATCGAGAAGGACCCCGCGCTGGAGCGTCGTTTCCAGCAGGTGTTCGTCGGCGAGCCGTCGGTCGAGGACTCGATCGCCATCCTGCGTGGCCTGAAGGAGCGCTACGAGGCGCACCACAAGGTCGCGATCTCCGACTCCGCACTGGTCGCCGCGGCGACGCTGTCCAACCGCTACATCAGCGGCCGGCAGCTGCCCGACAAGGCGATCGACCTGGTCGACGAGGCCGCGTCCCGGCTGCGGATGGAGATCGACTCGTCCCCGGTCGAGATCGACTCACTGCGTCGTACCGTCGACCGCCTCAAGATGGAGGAGCTCGCGCTGTCCCGCGAGGACGACGCCTCGTCGCAGGAACGGCTGGAGCGGCTGCGCGCCGACCTCGCCGACCGCGAGGAGGAGTTGCGCGCGCTCGAGGTCCGCTGGGAGCGGGAGAAGACCGGCCTGAACCGGGTCGGTGAGATCAAGGAGCGCATCGACGAGCTGCGCGGCCAGGCCGAGCGCGCCCAGCGTGACGGCGACCTGGAGACCGCGGCCCGGATCCTGTACGGCGAGATTCCGCAGCTCACCAAGGAGCTCGAGGAGGCCGACGCCCAGCCAGAGGTTGCCGAAGGCCCCGAAGCGATGGTGAACGAGGAGGTCGGGCCGACCGAGATCGCCGAGGTGATCGCGATGTGGACCGGCATCCCGACCGGCCGGCTGCTCGAGGGCGAGACCGGCAAGCTGCTCCGGATGGAGGACGAGCTCGGGCACCGGCTGATCGGTCAGCGCGCGGCGGTCAAGGCCGTGAGCGACGCCGTACGGCGGGCGCGCGCGGGCATCTCCGACCCGGACCGGCCGACCGGTTCGTTCCTGTTCCTCGGCCCGACCGGTGTGGGTAAGACCGAGCTGGCGAAGGCGCTCGCGGACTTCCTGTTCGACGACGAGCGGGCGATGGTCCGGATCGACATGTCGGAGTACGGCGAGAAGCACAGCGTCGCGCGGCTGGTCGGCGCGCCGCCCGGGTACGTCGGGTACGAAGAGGGCGGCCAGCTGACCGAGGCTGTCCGCCGCCGTCCGTACTCGGTGATCCTGCTCGACGAGGTGGAGAAGGCGCACCCCGAGGTCTTCGACATCCTGCTGCAGGTGCTGGACGACGGCCGGCTGACCGACGGCCAGGGCCGTACGGTCGACTTCCGGAACGTGATCCTGATCCTCACCAGCAACCTGGGTTCGGCGTACCTGGCCGACCTGTCGCTGGACGACAAGGCCAAGCGTGACCAGGTGATGGCCGTGGTGCGGCAGTCGTTCAAGCCGGAGTTCATCAACCGGCTCGACGAGATCGTGCTGTTCGACGCGCTCGGCAGCGAGGAGCTGACCCAGATCGTCGGCCTGCAGATCGAGGCGCTGCAACGGCGGCTCACCGATCGGCGGATCACGCTGGACGTCGACGAGGGTGCGATGGAGTGGCTCGCGATGACCGGGTACGACCCGGTCTACGGCGCCCGCCCGCTCCGCCGCCTGGTCCAGTCCGCGATCGGCGACGAACTCGCCCGCGGCCTCCTCGACAGCACCATCCGGGACGGCGAAACCGTCAAGGTAACCCTCAACGAGTCGAAGGACGCGCTGGACGTCTCTGTCTGA